A single window of Chryseobacterium shigense DNA harbors:
- a CDS encoding T9SS type A sorting domain-containing protein → MKKIFLTLSVSCFSVAYSQNLNFTDSKFKALILSSATSNDITKDANGNPIAVDTNGDGEIQVSEAQQVKILSINQDPNQMYIDPNGDPSDINNINLAYYNSHLPDGITDALLFPNVEELYIEITKSANISFINNSKIRKVKGRPHYYDANQPGQYIPSPINLSFDSCSGIQNIADIIAYQSSLNPWSTDENVLKIKNCTQINGNAIIDLAELTEIYIENSSISTLTFNSCKFLKKISVPNLNSITKISILGNTGASAPNYINQNIELIANNCTNLEEIVADTDHYNTTGAYFTSVNLNGCTSLKKIKGLNSPTVNFSTAGLINLEELDCSFYNRNVYYTNSTTYFGDLTSLNLSGLPKLKVLKAFNQPITNTVNFTAATALQKIDITNSCGYMTTLNVSNLANLNTLKSDIIIQSGLSSASHFDLQSITAQNCIALTDLQINGNFNLKSLNLQNCSALQTLNLPPDSSTIPSFSNLNTLNILQCTALQNLTVTNTKIMELIASDCIVLNSLNLNSNANLTYANIKNGSVENAYFSNNNSNLSMCVDAAQLVQLQNTFPNIAFTANCGGGVLKTIDNLLTKTDITISPNPAKDFIQVKSSDIIKNIKLFDGQGKIISNWNSSQNLVRIDLSPYPNGVYTIKITAGEKEISKKIIKD, encoded by the coding sequence ATGAAAAAAATCTTTCTTACCTTATCGGTAAGCTGCTTTTCTGTGGCTTACTCTCAAAATTTAAATTTTACAGATTCTAAGTTTAAAGCTTTAATTTTAAGCTCCGCTACAAGCAATGATATTACAAAGGATGCCAACGGAAATCCTATTGCCGTAGATACAAACGGAGATGGGGAAATTCAGGTTTCGGAGGCGCAGCAGGTAAAAATACTTTCGATAAATCAGGATCCTAATCAAATGTATATTGATCCCAATGGCGACCCAAGCGATATAAATAACATCAATCTGGCTTATTATAACAGCCATTTACCTGATGGAATCACTGATGCATTGCTTTTCCCAAATGTAGAAGAATTATATATTGAGATTACAAAATCGGCCAATATCAGTTTTATTAACAATAGCAAAATAAGAAAGGTAAAAGGAAGACCACATTATTATGATGCTAACCAGCCAGGGCAGTATATTCCGTCTCCGATCAATCTTTCGTTTGATAGCTGCTCAGGGATTCAGAATATTGCAGATATAATAGCCTATCAAAGTTCTCTTAATCCATGGTCAACAGATGAGAATGTTTTGAAAATAAAGAACTGTACACAAATTAATGGTAATGCAATTATTGATCTGGCCGAGCTGACGGAAATATATATTGAAAATTCAAGTATCAGTACTTTAACATTCAATTCCTGCAAATTTTTAAAGAAAATATCTGTTCCCAATCTTAACAGCATTACAAAAATATCAATTTTAGGAAACACAGGAGCTAGTGCACCAAATTACATTAATCAGAATATTGAACTGATTGCCAACAACTGTACCAATCTTGAGGAAATTGTTGCAGATACGGATCATTATAATACCACAGGAGCTTATTTTACATCAGTTAATTTAAATGGCTGTACTTCTTTGAAAAAAATAAAAGGGCTTAACTCACCAACTGTTAATTTTTCAACAGCCGGACTGATTAATCTGGAAGAACTTGACTGTTCGTTTTATAACAGGAATGTTTATTATACTAATTCAACGACCTATTTTGGTGATCTCACTTCTCTGAATCTTTCAGGTTTGCCAAAACTTAAAGTATTAAAAGCTTTTAACCAGCCTATTACCAATACTGTTAATTTCACCGCAGCAACTGCTTTACAAAAAATTGACATTACTAATTCGTGCGGATACATGACGACCTTAAATGTGAGTAATCTGGCCAATCTTAATACTCTGAAATCAGATATAATTATTCAGTCCGGCTTATCGTCTGCTTCTCATTTTGATTTACAAAGTATCACTGCACAAAATTGTATTGCATTAACTGATTTACAGATCAATGGAAATTTTAATTTGAAAAGTTTAAATCTACAGAACTGTTCAGCCCTACAAACTTTAAATCTCCCTCCTGACAGTTCTACAATTCCTTCTTTTTCAAACCTGAACACTTTAAATATATTACAGTGTACAGCGCTTCAAAACCTGACCGTTACCAATACAAAAATCATGGAACTTATTGCATCCGACTGTATTGTACTTAATTCTCTTAATCTTAATAGTAATGCCAATCTTACTTATGCAAATATCAAAAACGGCTCTGTAGAAAATGCTTATTTTTCCAATAACAACAGTAATCTGTCTATGTGTGTAGATGCAGCACAATTAGTCCAGCTACAAAATACATTTCCCAATATTGCTTTCACTGCCAATTGTGGAGGGGGTGTTTTAAAGACAATAGATAATTTATTAACAAAAACCGACATCACAATTTCTCCTAACCCAGCAAAAGATTTCATTCAAGTAAAATCTTCGGATATCATTAAAAATATAAAATTATTTGATGGGCAGGGGAAAATAATATCAAATTGGAATTCCAGCCAAAACTTAGTCAGAATTGATTTATCTCCTTACCCGAATGGAGTTTATACAATTAAAATAACAGCAGGAGAAAAAGAAATATCAAAGAAAATAATAAAGGATTAA
- a CDS encoding ribonucleoside-diphosphate reductase subunit alpha, protein MRSMEEQNSNIWWLNEESEQMLNRGYLLKGETVDGAIDRITTAAAKKLYKPELQAAFKEMITKGWISFSSPVWANMGTQRGLPISCFNVHIPDSIEGITHKMGEVIMQTKIGGGTSGYFGELRNRGTAVTDNGKSSGAVSFMKLFDTAMDVVSQGGVRRGAFAAYLDIDHGDIEEFLSIKDIGSPIQNLFTGICVPDYWMQDMIDGDMDKRKIWARVLESRQQKGLPYIFFTDNVNRNKPQVYKDLGLTVNASNLCSEIMLPSTREESFICCLSSMNLELYDEWKDTDAVKLAIYFLDAVLSEFIEKTEGNYYLQGARNFAMRHRALGLGVLGYHSYLQKNMIPFESFEATQFNARAFRHIKEQADIASRELANIYGEPELLKGYGLRNTTTMAIAPTTSSSAILGQTSPGIEPFASNYYKAGLAKGNFMRKNKYLAKLLEEKGLDNEETWRTIMLNHGSVQHLKELTDDEKAVFKTFKEISPMEIISQAAQRQQYIDQAQSLNLQIPSTMPVKDVNYLYIEAWKKGVKTLYYQRSSSVSKEMMVNFVTCSACEA, encoded by the coding sequence ATAAGATCTATGGAAGAACAAAATTCAAATATATGGTGGCTCAATGAAGAGTCTGAGCAGATGCTGAACAGAGGCTACCTGCTAAAAGGGGAAACTGTAGATGGAGCCATCGACAGAATTACCACCGCAGCCGCAAAAAAACTATACAAGCCTGAATTACAGGCTGCTTTCAAAGAAATGATCACCAAAGGATGGATCAGTTTCTCATCTCCTGTCTGGGCGAATATGGGAACACAAAGAGGTCTTCCTATCTCTTGCTTCAACGTTCACATTCCGGACAGTATTGAAGGAATTACCCACAAAATGGGCGAAGTAATTATGCAGACTAAAATCGGTGGCGGAACTTCAGGGTATTTCGGAGAGCTTAGAAACAGGGGAACAGCCGTAACGGATAACGGAAAATCTTCAGGAGCGGTTTCATTCATGAAATTATTCGATACTGCGATGGATGTGGTTTCTCAGGGAGGTGTAAGAAGAGGTGCGTTTGCTGCTTATCTGGATATTGACCACGGTGATATTGAAGAATTCTTATCAATCAAAGATATCGGAAGCCCTATCCAGAACCTGTTTACGGGAATTTGTGTCCCTGATTACTGGATGCAGGATATGATTGACGGTGATATGGATAAGCGTAAGATCTGGGCAAGAGTTCTTGAAAGCCGCCAGCAAAAAGGTCTTCCGTATATTTTCTTCACAGATAATGTTAACAGAAACAAGCCACAGGTTTACAAAGATTTAGGACTTACTGTTAATGCAAGTAATTTATGTTCTGAGATCATGCTTCCTTCTACCAGAGAAGAATCTTTCATCTGCTGCCTGTCATCCATGAACTTAGAATTATATGATGAATGGAAAGATACAGACGCTGTAAAATTAGCCATTTACTTCCTGGATGCTGTTTTATCCGAATTTATTGAAAAAACGGAAGGAAACTATTACCTGCAGGGAGCCAGAAATTTCGCAATGCGTCACAGAGCTCTCGGATTGGGAGTTTTGGGATACCATTCTTATTTACAGAAAAATATGATCCCGTTTGAAAGTTTTGAAGCGACTCAGTTCAATGCAAGAGCTTTCAGACACATCAAAGAACAGGCGGATATCGCTTCAAGAGAACTGGCCAACATCTACGGAGAACCGGAATTATTAAAAGGGTACGGATTGAGAAATACCACCACAATGGCTATTGCCCCTACTACTTCAAGTTCTGCGATCCTAGGACAGACTTCTCCGGGAATTGAGCCGTTTGCCTCCAACTACTACAAAGCTGGTCTTGCGAAAGGAAACTTTATGCGTAAGAACAAATATTTAGCAAAACTGTTAGAAGAAAAAGGTCTTGATAATGAGGAAACATGGAGAACGATTATGCTGAACCACGGTTCCGTACAGCACCTGAAAGAGTTAACGGATGATGAGAAAGCAGTTTTCAAAACATTCAAAGAGATCTCTCCGATGGAAATTATCTCTCAGGCTGCCCAAAGACAGCAGTATATCGACCAGGCCCAGTCCCTGAACTTGCAGATCCCATCCACAATGCCTGTAAAAGACGTAAACTACCTTTACATTGAAGCATGGAAAAAAGGTGTAAAAACACTTTATTATCAAAGAAGTTCTTCTGTTTCTAAAGAAATGATGGTTAATTTTGTGACCTGTTCTGCTTGTGAAGCATAA
- a CDS encoding ribonucleotide-diphosphate reductase subunit beta, giving the protein MGIFDKRVSYKPFEYPEVLQFVEAINKSFWVHSEVDFTADVQDFHSQLEPHEKHAVKNALLAIAQIEVSVKTFWGNLYNHLPKPEFNGLGATFAECEFRHSEAYSRLLEVLGYNEEFTHVVEIPAVKKRIDFLSNVLKHANSTTPKEYVSSLLLFSILIENVSLFSQFAIILSFTRFKGYMKNVSNIIAWTSVDEQIHANAGIYLINKIREEQPDLLTDSDIEDIYTLVDQSIELEGEILDWIFELGELNVFSKEDLLNFMKYRVDDSLKKINMETRYNVSPEQYRPMVWFEEEVFANSMDDFFAKRPVDYTKHDKSITANDLF; this is encoded by the coding sequence ATGGGAATTTTCGATAAAAGAGTAAGTTACAAGCCATTTGAATACCCTGAGGTTCTTCAGTTTGTAGAGGCGATCAACAAATCGTTCTGGGTGCATTCGGAAGTGGATTTTACTGCAGATGTTCAGGATTTTCATTCGCAGTTGGAGCCACACGAAAAACACGCTGTAAAAAATGCACTTTTAGCTATTGCACAGATTGAGGTGTCTGTAAAGACATTCTGGGGAAACCTATACAACCACTTACCAAAACCTGAATTCAACGGCTTAGGCGCTACTTTTGCAGAATGCGAATTCCGCCATTCCGAAGCTTATTCCCGATTATTGGAGGTTCTGGGATATAATGAAGAATTTACCCATGTAGTGGAAATTCCAGCAGTGAAAAAGAGAATTGATTTCTTATCAAATGTTCTGAAACACGCTAATTCCACAACACCTAAAGAATATGTATCTTCTCTTCTATTATTCAGTATCCTGATTGAAAATGTATCTCTTTTCTCACAATTCGCGATCATCCTTTCTTTTACAAGATTCAAAGGATACATGAAAAACGTTTCCAATATCATCGCATGGACATCCGTTGATGAGCAGATCCACGCCAATGCAGGAATTTATCTGATCAACAAAATCCGTGAAGAACAACCGGATCTGTTAACAGATTCTGATATTGAAGATATTTACACATTAGTAGATCAGTCTATTGAGCTGGAAGGTGAAATTCTTGACTGGATCTTTGAACTTGGAGAGTTAAACGTTTTCTCAAAAGAAGATCTCCTGAACTTCATGAAATACCGTGTAGATGACAGCTTAAAGAAAATCAATATGGAAACCCGCTACAATGTTTCCCCAGAACAGTACCGCCCGATGGTATGGTTTGAAGAGGAAGTTTTTGCTAATTCCATGGATGACTTCTTTGCAAAAAGACCAGTGGATTATACGAAACACGATAAGAGTATTACAGCAAACGATTTGTTTTAA
- a CDS encoding ABC transporter ATP-binding protein has protein sequence MLVIQDLHKSYDTGKSKLHVLKGINLNISEGEFVSIMGSSGSGKSTLLNIIGILDEKDSGTYELDNVPIEHLSEVKAAEYRSKFLGFIFQSFNLISYKTALENVALPLYYQNVPRKERNQKALEYLEKVGLGQWADHLPNELSGGQKQRVAIARALITDPKVVLADEPTGALDSKTTHDIMKLLQEINNEGRTIIVVTHEPDVAAQTKRNVVLKDGIIESDEFIKQIVL, from the coding sequence ATGTTAGTAATTCAGGATTTACACAAATCATACGATACGGGGAAAAGCAAGCTGCACGTTCTTAAGGGAATTAATCTTAATATTTCCGAAGGCGAGTTTGTTTCTATTATGGGAAGTTCCGGTTCCGGAAAGTCCACACTTCTTAATATCATCGGTATTCTGGATGAAAAAGATTCAGGTACCTATGAGCTGGATAATGTTCCCATTGAGCACCTGTCTGAAGTGAAAGCTGCAGAATACAGAAGTAAATTCTTAGGATTTATTTTCCAGTCTTTCAACCTGATTAGCTATAAAACAGCTCTGGAAAACGTAGCGCTTCCATTATACTACCAGAATGTTCCCAGAAAAGAACGTAATCAAAAAGCGTTGGAGTACCTGGAAAAAGTAGGCCTTGGACAATGGGCAGATCACCTTCCCAATGAACTTTCCGGAGGACAGAAACAGAGAGTGGCCATCGCAAGAGCCCTGATCACAGATCCTAAGGTGGTTCTGGCAGATGAACCTACAGGTGCGCTGGATTCCAAAACAACACATGATATCATGAAGCTTCTTCAGGAAATCAATAATGAGGGAAGAACCATCATTGTGGTAACCCATGAACCCGATGTAGCAGCACAAACGAAGAGAAATGTGGTGCTGAAAGACGGTATCATAGAAAGTGATGAATTTATCAAGCAGATTGTTTTATAA
- a CDS encoding ABC transporter permease, with protein sequence MFDLDRWQEIFSSIRSNVLRTVLSGFTVALGLFIFIVLFGIGTGLQNAFTEGFARDAQNLITIYTGKTTVAYKGLQSDRTVTMNNDDYDFLINTDKEKVGDASPRYSTSLMVKYGKESGTYQVNGAEPGEKVIENRKMLDGRYLTPMDLERKQNVAVIGRMVQRDLIKNGSPVGKDLDINGTMFKVVGVFSDDGGDWDERHIAVPITTLQQMKKGSDTVSTAYIAYNEKLTPQEAIKYGDELKDRLKARKNVAPDDENGVRVWNNAQNMNETFQFMAVLTLIVGFIGLGTLLAGIIGISNIMVYIVKERTKEIGVRKAIGAKPRSIVALIVQESVVITVVSGIVGVAVGVLALSLIGDSLEEYFIKSPAVGWGTIFMAFIALVCSGLIAGFVPAYRASKIKPIEALRTE encoded by the coding sequence ATGTTTGACCTAGATCGTTGGCAGGAAATATTCAGTTCTATTCGCAGTAACGTATTGCGAACGGTACTTTCAGGGTTCACTGTGGCCTTGGGACTGTTTATTTTCATTGTTCTGTTCGGAATAGGAACGGGGCTTCAGAATGCCTTTACCGAAGGTTTTGCAAGAGACGCCCAGAACCTTATCACCATCTATACAGGTAAAACCACTGTGGCGTATAAAGGGCTTCAGTCTGACAGAACCGTCACAATGAATAATGACGATTATGATTTTCTGATCAATACAGATAAAGAAAAAGTAGGCGATGCCAGCCCGAGATACAGCACCAGCCTAATGGTAAAATATGGTAAAGAAAGTGGAACGTACCAGGTAAACGGTGCGGAACCGGGAGAAAAGGTTATTGAGAACAGAAAGATGCTGGACGGACGTTACCTGACACCCATGGATCTCGAAAGAAAGCAAAACGTTGCAGTGATCGGAAGAATGGTTCAGCGTGACCTGATCAAGAATGGAAGCCCGGTAGGAAAAGACCTTGATATCAATGGAACCATGTTCAAAGTGGTAGGCGTATTTTCTGATGACGGAGGAGACTGGGATGAAAGACATATTGCTGTTCCTATCACCACCCTTCAGCAAATGAAAAAAGGTTCTGATACAGTATCTACAGCATATATTGCCTATAACGAAAAGCTGACACCTCAGGAAGCTATTAAATATGGGGATGAGCTTAAAGACAGGTTAAAAGCAAGAAAAAATGTTGCTCCTGACGATGAAAACGGAGTCCGTGTCTGGAACAACGCCCAGAATATGAATGAAACCTTCCAGTTTATGGCGGTGCTTACCCTTATTGTAGGTTTTATCGGATTGGGAACACTATTGGCAGGAATTATCGGGATCAGCAACATCATGGTGTATATCGTAAAAGAAAGAACCAAAGAAATCGGAGTTCGTAAAGCCATCGGCGCCAAACCCAGAAGTATTGTAGCCCTTATTGTACAGGAAAGTGTTGTAATTACAGTAGTTTCGGGTATTGTTGGAGTTGCGGTGGGTGTATTGGCCTTAAGCTTAATAGGAGACAGCCTTGAAGAATATTTTATCAAGAGCCCGGCTGTAGGGTGGGGAACTATCTTCATGGCTTTTATAGCGTTAGTGTGCTCGGGGCTTATTGCAGGATTCGTTCCGGCATACAGAGCCTCAAAAATTAAGCCGATAGAGGCATTGAGAACAGAGTAA
- a CDS encoding ABC transporter permease, giving the protein MNILFKKDTWQEIYYSLRNNKLRTFLTMIGVGWGMFLYVSLLGAAKGMENGFDKLFSGFATNSIFLWAQKTSIPYEGFPKGREVHLNLSDMEMLKRKVTAVDYISPQNARGSFTGTPGESMSRNGKNGTYSLTGDYSVGNKISEKKLIFGRYINDADVLGNKNVVVIGEEIYKNFFDAKKKENPIGKQVNIKGLFFNVIGVFRVKKGGGFENDRTAFIPLSTYTKMYNAGDQIDMFAIVSKPNANVNGVEEEVKQVLKTKNKVSPEDTNAFGSFNLGKEFKKLTGFLTGMQLLTIIVGTLTILAGVIAISNILLITVKERTKEIGIRRALGAKPAEVRNQILLESVVITLSSGILGFMFGIFVLIILNMVTQNQDEFPFYNPTVNYGNVFGAMAVMVVLGLIIGMIPAQRAVKIRPIEALRSE; this is encoded by the coding sequence GTGAATATTTTATTTAAAAAAGATACCTGGCAGGAAATTTATTATTCACTGAGGAATAATAAGCTTCGAACATTCCTTACCATGATTGGTGTAGGCTGGGGAATGTTTTTGTATGTGAGTCTTCTTGGGGCGGCAAAAGGAATGGAAAATGGTTTCGATAAATTATTTTCCGGATTTGCTACCAACTCCATTTTTCTTTGGGCGCAGAAAACCTCTATTCCATATGAAGGCTTTCCCAAAGGAAGAGAAGTACACCTGAACCTATCCGATATGGAAATGCTGAAAAGAAAAGTTACTGCCGTAGATTATATATCACCGCAAAATGCCAGAGGAAGCTTTACCGGAACTCCCGGAGAGTCCATGTCCAGAAACGGCAAAAACGGTACCTATTCCCTTACCGGAGATTACTCGGTAGGGAATAAAATTTCTGAAAAGAAGCTTATTTTCGGGCGTTATATTAATGATGCTGATGTTTTGGGAAATAAAAATGTAGTGGTAATTGGTGAAGAGATCTACAAGAATTTCTTTGATGCCAAGAAAAAAGAAAACCCGATAGGAAAACAGGTTAACATCAAAGGTTTGTTTTTTAATGTAATCGGTGTTTTCAGAGTGAAAAAAGGAGGAGGTTTTGAAAACGACAGGACTGCTTTTATTCCCCTTTCAACCTACACAAAAATGTATAATGCTGGAGACCAGATTGATATGTTCGCCATCGTAAGCAAACCTAATGCTAACGTTAATGGAGTAGAAGAAGAAGTAAAACAGGTCCTGAAAACCAAAAATAAAGTATCCCCCGAAGATACCAATGCCTTTGGAAGTTTCAACCTGGGAAAAGAATTTAAAAAACTGACAGGTTTCCTTACAGGAATGCAGCTTTTAACAATTATTGTAGGAACGCTGACGATTCTTGCGGGAGTGATCGCCATCTCAAATATCCTGCTGATCACCGTAAAAGAAAGAACCAAAGAAATCGGAATACGCAGAGCCTTGGGGGCAAAACCTGCTGAAGTAAGAAACCAGATCCTTCTGGAAAGTGTTGTCATTACACTCTCTTCCGGAATTCTGGGGTTTATGTTCGGGATATTTGTTCTGATTATTCTAAATATGGTAACCCAGAACCAGGACGAGTTTCCGTTCTACAATCCGACTGTAAATTACGGGAACGTATTTGGTGCTATGGCCGTAATGGTTGTCCTGGGCCTGATTATAGGAATGATTCCGGCACAACGTGCAGTAAAAATCCGCCCGATTGAAGCCCTGAGATCAGAATAA
- a CDS encoding efflux RND transporter periplasmic adaptor subunit yields the protein MKKKFTWKKAIYIVLGLLFAVALFSGIGYLVKSNSKQSEAFLTRKPKYQDMEDKVMATGKIIPKEEIEIKPNIAGIIDKILVDEGDKVEAGQLIATVRIIPNIADVNNAQQEVVNSQLQISNARMNVDNMQKQYAMQEKLYKQGVISKQEYLNSQQQLFSQQQSLKNANQQLATAQKRLQIVKTGATPELQGLATTQIRSKAAGTVLEVPVKVGSQVIEANSFNAGTTICSIADLNSLIFQGEIDEAQAGKLKQGMDMKIVIGALQNKTFPGKLTMIAPKGKDNLGTIKFPVEGDVNNPNNEYIRAGFSANGEIVLKSEKNALLLDESLIQYEKKNGKDTPFVEVKQPDGKFKKVYVKLGASDGINVQILSGLTKDSEVKVWNPSDKDKEELKEKQK from the coding sequence ATGAAAAAGAAATTCACTTGGAAAAAAGCCATTTATATTGTACTCGGGCTTTTATTTGCAGTGGCATTGTTCTCCGGGATCGGGTATCTCGTGAAATCCAATTCTAAACAGAGTGAAGCTTTCCTGACCAGAAAACCAAAGTATCAGGACATGGAAGACAAGGTAATGGCAACCGGAAAAATCATTCCGAAAGAAGAGATCGAGATCAAGCCCAATATCGCAGGAATCATAGATAAGATTCTTGTAGACGAAGGAGATAAGGTTGAGGCAGGGCAGTTGATTGCTACCGTGAGAATCATTCCTAATATTGCTGATGTAAACAATGCTCAGCAGGAAGTGGTGAACTCCCAGCTGCAGATCAGCAATGCCAGGATGAATGTGGATAATATGCAGAAACAATATGCCATGCAGGAAAAACTGTACAAACAAGGCGTTATTTCCAAGCAGGAGTATTTAAACTCACAACAGCAGTTGTTTTCACAGCAGCAGTCTCTTAAAAATGCCAATCAGCAGTTGGCTACCGCTCAAAAAAGATTACAGATTGTAAAAACCGGGGCAACTCCGGAGCTTCAGGGATTGGCAACAACGCAGATCCGTTCCAAAGCAGCCGGTACCGTTCTTGAAGTTCCTGTAAAAGTAGGAAGCCAGGTAATTGAGGCAAACTCATTCAATGCAGGTACAACCATCTGTTCCATTGCAGATCTTAATTCTTTGATCTTCCAGGGTGAAATAGACGAAGCCCAGGCCGGAAAACTTAAGCAGGGAATGGATATGAAAATCGTCATCGGAGCCCTTCAGAACAAAACATTCCCAGGAAAACTGACTATGATTGCCCCTAAAGGAAAAGATAACCTAGGGACCATAAAATTCCCGGTAGAAGGTGATGTAAACAACCCTAATAATGAATACATCAGAGCCGGATTTTCAGCCAATGGAGAAATTGTCCTGAAATCTGAAAAAAATGCTTTACTGTTGGATGAGTCATTGATCCAGTACGAAAAGAAAAACGGAAAAGATACCCCTTTTGTAGAAGTGAAGCAGCCGGATGGTAAATTCAAAAAAGTATACGTGAAGCTTGGAGCGAGTGATGGTATCAATGTACAGATCCTTTCAGGACTTACCAAAGATTCTGAAGTGAAAGTATGGAACCCTTCCGATAAAGACAAAGAAGAGCTTAAAGAAAAACAGAAATAG
- the bla gene encoding subclass B1 metallo-beta-lactamase, whose amino-acid sequence MKSISKILYLFSVVFFLSCGPHKELKQPKIVYETENLSIIQLSDGIYQHISYKDTESFGKVPCNGMIVKDGNEAVVLDTPTNDKSSGELISWVKNNLHSKINAVVVTHFHDDSLGGLKEFDKNNIPSYAGDKTIELAKKQIGFGVPDHGFSDAITLNAGKHQILVKYFGEGHTKDNVVAYVPDEKTMFGGCLIKEMDATKGYLGDANIQAWSNTVEKVKVQYPDVKLVVPGHGEIGGKELLDYTIKLFRQ is encoded by the coding sequence ATGAAATCAATATCCAAAATTTTATATTTATTCTCAGTAGTATTTTTCTTGAGCTGTGGCCCGCATAAAGAACTGAAGCAGCCCAAAATAGTCTATGAAACAGAGAACCTCTCTATTATTCAGCTTTCAGACGGTATTTACCAGCATATTTCCTATAAAGATACAGAGTCCTTCGGAAAAGTGCCCTGCAACGGGATGATCGTAAAAGACGGAAACGAGGCTGTAGTGTTGGATACCCCTACTAATGATAAAAGTTCCGGAGAATTAATTTCCTGGGTTAAAAATAATCTTCATTCAAAAATCAATGCAGTGGTAGTTACCCATTTTCATGATGATAGCCTGGGAGGACTGAAAGAATTCGATAAAAATAATATTCCGTCTTATGCCGGTGATAAAACTATTGAACTTGCTAAAAAACAGATAGGATTTGGAGTCCCTGATCACGGGTTTAGCGATGCGATTACATTAAACGCCGGAAAACATCAAATTTTAGTAAAGTATTTTGGAGAAGGACATACAAAAGACAATGTTGTTGCTTATGTTCCCGATGAAAAAACCATGTTCGGAGGTTGCTTGATCAAAGAAATGGATGCTACAAAAGGATATTTGGGAGATGCCAATATTCAGGCCTGGTCCAATACTGTCGAAAAAGTAAAAGTACAGTATCCGGATGTGAAACTTGTAGTTCCCGGACATGGAGAAATAGGAGGGAAAGAACTTCTTGATTATACCATAAAGCTATTCAGGCAATAA
- a CDS encoding NAD(P)/FAD-dependent oxidoreductase, with protein MKNFDVIIIGGSYAGLSAGMSLGRSLRNVLIIDSGKPCNRQTPHSHNFITHDGKTPTEISDLAREQVKAYDTVKFHEDSVVKLKKTDEGFETETSAGEKFYAKKLILASGVKDIMPDIPGFAESWGISVLHCPYCHGYEVRNEVTGILSDGDMGYDFSKLVYNLTKDFFLFSNGQSVLSNDQKNKLARNNISLVEDEVEKIEHENGNIRKIIFRSGKEISLKALYAKIPFEQNINASGDLGCELTEHGFIKVDVMQKTNIPGVFACGDNVTMMRSVANAVAQGNFTGAVVNKELAEEKF; from the coding sequence ATGAAAAATTTCGATGTTATTATTATAGGAGGAAGTTATGCAGGATTATCAGCAGGAATGTCTTTAGGAAGATCATTAAGAAATGTCCTGATCATTGACAGCGGTAAACCATGCAACAGGCAGACTCCACATTCTCATAACTTTATCACTCATGATGGGAAAACACCAACAGAAATCTCAGACCTTGCCAGAGAACAGGTAAAAGCATATGATACAGTAAAATTTCATGAAGATTCCGTAGTAAAACTGAAAAAAACAGATGAAGGCTTTGAAACGGAGACTTCTGCAGGAGAAAAATTCTATGCAAAAAAACTGATTCTGGCATCAGGAGTAAAAGACATCATGCCGGATATACCCGGATTTGCAGAATCTTGGGGAATCTCAGTTTTGCACTGTCCGTATTGTCATGGATATGAAGTGAGAAATGAAGTAACAGGGATACTTTCAGATGGTGATATGGGGTATGATTTTTCAAAACTGGTATACAACTTAACGAAAGATTTTTTCTTGTTTAGCAACGGACAATCGGTTCTTTCAAATGATCAGAAAAATAAACTGGCCAGGAATAATATCAGTTTGGTAGAAGATGAAGTTGAAAAAATAGAGCATGAAAACGGGAACATCCGTAAGATCATTTTCAGAAGCGGAAAAGAGATTTCCCTGAAGGCATTATACGCAAAGATTCCCTTTGAACAAAATATAAACGCTTCCGGGGATCTGGGCTGTGAACTTACAGAACATGGATTTATCAAAGTAGATGTTATGCAGAAAACAAATATTCCAGGCGTTTTTGCATGCGGGGATAATGTAACCATGATGAGGTCTGTTGCCAATGCGGTTGCCCAGGGGAATTTCACCGGAGCTGTAGTGAATAAAGAGCTTGCAGAAGAAAAGTTTTAA